gtaaaactaaaaccaaagtaattactttggccaatcaaaaaggacggagataatccagcaaaccaatcaaaactcgaagtaattacacattgccgacacaaagcgtgggaaaatgtgcacgcgcgaggcaGGATTGGTTTTGATtacacttttgattggttgaaaaaatggcgcgagaactttgaaccaatcactgagtgaagtaatgcaaaaccaaagcaattcgctaattactttcgacactcaattgaaaacctctctatGGACCTTCCAAACTACGAACTCTTGCAAGCACCTAATACTTACAAGAGTAGCAATCTTCAAAACAGGCACATAATCCAGAGCTCCAATCTCGCTGTCCTTGCTGCAAAATCACCGGAGCTGGTTGGTTCACCACCACGGTTGTATGAGTGCTTGTGAAGCCTGGCTGAGTTGCAACCGGCGGTGGGTAGCCTGGCTGAGTTGCACCCGGCGGTGGGTAGTCTGCCTGGGGTGGGGGGTACCCAGGTGCCTGTGAAGGGGCTATGTATGGTGTGGAAGCCATTTACTGAGAGGTATACGTCACCGCTAAATGTAAAGAAAATCAAAGCCTTGTTTTGTGTTCTTTATGTAGGAAATATATTTGCTTGTGTGGAATTAAGGGGTGGAAATTATTTGATGATAATTAGTCAGAACAGACACATGAGATGCCGGCTTGGAAACCAACATTTGTCGCATCTTCAGTTACTGGTCATCCACAACAACAAATAAAGTACAACAAATAAATGTCCTCGTTTAGCCATAACCATAACTAAGCTTATGGAAATCCTAAAAAAAGAATCTTTCCCCTGCCCATAATTGAAAGGGTTGTAAACCGTTACATTACGGGGACCCTAAGTAATCATTGTCCCCAGGATTCCCTTCCCACTTCagctatattttattttaagctaccttacataggccatttttctgtcgtaactcagaaaaagatccATCACTTTATCAAGCGCTACTGCAATGATTTGGACATCAAACTAGTGTTTTCTCCTTTAAGATAGGCAACTTGCTTggtgtgaaagaccctatccctggtgggcttcgttcacgtgtggtttataagtttgCATGTGtgggctgtaatgcctgttatgtcggcaAAACAACGCCGGCATTTTTTCACACGCGTGCGTGAGCACTTAGacagtgatagggcctctcacatcttcaaacacctacagaattccgaaCATTGTTGCGCCCTGTCTTCAGGGgactgtttccatattttagatcacgcctctacgacttttcaactcaagataaaagaggcttttcatattcaaagagaacaaccttctcttaatcaacaactgcaaTCACCTAAATCTATttaactatccttttaattctcacattgtcacgttttatgtataTTGCcttgttactggcataattagcactttttcctacttataaattcaacttaatgCTTTGTatattaatcaactgaagatgacagaagtttctgtcgaaacatgtcgtcattttctttaaatttagaaaacacTGGTggtccttgcaatctgattggctctcagcagtgctatttattcccaaattgcactattttttgctctataTCGCACCATATCCCcaaccaatgagaaaggaactgactggatcaataaaatattagcATTGACAAAAACCCAGTATTTTAGCGATTAAATAATGATTGCGtaatttctaaatggatgtaataaagtggtaattgaacttcgtgtcgtgcagttttggtctgaaatcgtacttgtgatttcaaatcgaactcgcgctGCGCTCTCGTTCGAtttgatttcagaccaaattgcccTCCACTCAGTTCAGTTCCCATTATTAATTTCACTCGGAATTCCAGCACTCTGTTTGAATGTTCTTCCAAGTGGCTTTCACCTCTGCTGAGTAATTTAAAGACGTACGCATGTAATCGTATGTTCAACAAAAAACAACAGACATGGCCAGTATTAAATTAGCTGTCAGA
The genomic region above belongs to Montipora capricornis isolate CH-2021 chromosome 8, ASM3666992v2, whole genome shotgun sequence and contains:
- the LOC138060074 gene encoding placenta-specific gene 8 protein-like produces the protein MASTPYIAPSQAPGYPPPQADYPPPGATQPGYPPPVATQPGFTSTHTTVVVNQPAPVILQQGQRDWSSGLCACFEDCYSCCMGIFCSWCLLCQVSQRMGEGCMFPTCCQGALLGLRVKLRTQQNIQGTLCNDYCEVLCCPHCVLCQLSRELDRCGTN